Genomic DNA from Orcinus orca chromosome 6, mOrcOrc1.1, whole genome shotgun sequence:
agATCCTATATATTTATAGGTTCAGTGATTactgatgaatttttttaaatcatatttaaacTTGTTAAGTCTATACAAAAATCTCTGTCTCTaataagtgatgaaagagaagaaaatatgattGTATTTTTCACAAGATCTACCTTAGAAATATAAACCTGGGACATGGCCAAAAAATCTTTCCCAAATAAATTGAAAAcgtaataaaaattaattatttttcttttaaaaaaaaaggtttcatcTAACCAATCAAATTTATaagatctttttattttgaaatatgtaatcACAGAGCATTTTGAAGTGatattaacttaaaaacaaatttgtaaGATGAAAAAAGACTGACTACCAGGTGATAATTGTTGAAACTACGCAATGACTATCCTACTTAGAGGTTTTTTCTTGATAGTTTCCAttataaaagtttttaagtttgaaaaaagAAGTTCTATAAAATTACAAGAGATAAGTTAATTGTGAATTATTAATACCTTACTCCAAATACATTGAATTCTGgtataaatatctaaaatatttaatgataaaacTGTATTAcagtatatacattttatttaacaaaaccaaaataattgcaatatctttttatttcatgGTATATAATAGTCATATAAAGTACATGACCAAAAACTTCTCAGAAACTTGTACTTGAAACTGCAGTAAGAAgaacattgtttcttttttaatatctacCATTTCCTTTtgtgaaaatctttttttctgtaatatagGTTATAGGCTATATAAAAGGGCACTTAATTTTGtaagatagtttttaaaaaaactgatattccatttattctctattttttaatcaCTAAACTCAAGCCCAcatatcatttcaaaataaatatcaaattgaaaaaaaaaatccaaagggagaaaaaggcaaTAATAGCTGTTTCCttttaaatcaactttttaaATAGGGTAAACTGACTCAAGAACAATTTCTGCACAAACTATTGGCTAGTTATTCTGCCAATCTGATGTCTTCAAGATAGCCAATAAAGCTAGCAAATGTTGCTGTCTTAGGATTTGTCTATTTAGTGTTGTGATGGTCAACATCCACCTACCCCATCTTTCAATCTTTCCCCTCTCAAAACATgtacaaatatatgaaaagcccCATGGACCTTGTGGCTCAATCAATGCATTTCATAGCTTTAGACCTAATAATGGTTTAGATCTATTGACTGCTTTCTTGTACAGAATCTATCTTAAGCTCTAAGTATATATAGTTTCTAACTCTAAAATTTatcaaatagaaggaaaaaaaagattccttttccAACCCTTACGATTTTATTCACTTTAGCATACTGGAGAAGACAATTATTAGTATAACACAGATgataaagataataaatacaaGACAATCCTCTGTCTCCATTTTCACAAGTCTCACAGTCCCACCTGACCTCCATTACCTTCTCCGGCTGCTTCTATTCCACATAAACTCTTTAGTTTAGTTAATTTTCTTTGTAGCCTATCTGCTGCCTTTATTCACCCTTATCCTATttatttcttggggaaaaaaaagaagctctttTTCCTTACCACTGCCCTACCCACATGGGCATCCTACAAAAACATCAGGAAGAATTTCACTACACCATTGAGAAATACTGAAACAAGCCACTGGAGAGGTTGCATACTTATTCCTAGAAATCACTAAATACGGGTAAACTACCTTTTATTTATGATTTAGGGATCTCCTTTTGTAGGCAGTGGTCTGGAATAAGTGATAGCTTGAATTCATTTCTGACTCTAAAAGGGATTCTATTATGATCTACGTTCAAATTGTAAAATCTAGGAGAACAGTGGCTTTTTCTTCAAACTTTGATTTAGCCatgtaaagaaagaaagtggaaaaGGAATAAACATAAACAGATCATCAGATGGAAGGCAATGAGGAAGTTAACTAGAATAGACCAGTACTCGCATAACAATAAATTCCTCATTGCTAATGCAGCAACAGACTTTAGTAACTTGAAATGAATCTTGCTCACCGAGTAGTTTCTTACCTCCTGCTCTCGTGGAATAAATTTTCCTAAAAAATCATAAGCAACTAATTGTAACAAGTGCAATAAGAAGGCTCAAAAGACTAAATTTTAACTACTAAGGATGATAGTAACAGGACATATTCATATCATTTCAAACAGATCATTTGTTTGCAgcagtttcttatttatttcttatttatttatttttgatgtggaccattttttaaagtctttattgaatttgttacaatattgcttctgttttggtattttggccgcaaggcatgtggaatcttagcaccctgaccagggattgaacctgcactcccctgcattggaaggccaagtcttaaccacaggaccgccagggaagtccctatttatttattttttaatagatctttttaaaattaatttttattggagaatagttgctTTATGCAGCAGTTTCTAATGTTGactttaacaaaacagaaataaaaataagaaatatcaaGGTCATGAATAAAATGACTAAATGGAAAGTACTTATAGTAAGAAGAATTACTGAAATAAATGGCAGTTTCCAGTTAAACATGGCATGTTGAATGTACCCACTAACTTTGACTCCTGTCCAAAACcctactaaaatgaaaataaaaggtaatttgAAGTATGTAAACtcataaagacaaaaagaatggaagaggaaagaacagCAATAAAATCTAGAAACTAGAAAGCTAACAGTTAAGGGCAAACTGAATGGGAAAGCAAAATTCTCCCAAGCCAGCAGTGGGGAAAGCTGAGAAGCCACTTGATTTACACTGCAGAATCCCTAGACGGCCCAGAGATTGGCAGTACCAGATATTCTAGAAGTAGAAAAGGAGGGGCTGAAACATAGTTGAAAGTCTTTCTCCCTGACACTGCCCAGCCAGGTAAAGGTCCTCTCCTACCTAAGCAGAAAAATAAGGCTTCTGTTTTTTTGCtctggggaaaataaaacaaacagaatctGGGCACTAGGCACAAGTGACTGCAGGGACGTTATGCCAAAAGCAGGGAGAGTAAGTTAAAGTTTACATACTAATTACTGAGGTAAACTCAACTTTTCCACCACTGAGCTCTCAGAATGCTGGCTACTTGGCCTCACCTTTTCAGGCagattaaaaatgtcattttgggGAATCCAAGCAGACCAAGAGAAACAATCTAAAGATAATGACATTTAGGGATTCCCCCAAAAAACAGTCCATTAAGGTCACTCTACAGTAAGATCTAAAGTTAATAagaactgggaattccctggtggtccagtggttaggactccacgcttccactgcagggggcacgggttcgatccttggtcagggaactaagaccccaaaggccatgcggcgtggccaaaaaataatagcGAAGTTAATAAGAACCACACAAACGCACAGTTTCCCATCAGCTTTTTTGTTTCCCACTCTTATATGTAAGTCCTAaaccaaatattaacagatacacaaagTTCAAAAGAAAACCTCTAACATAAAGgatacttataaaaataaactggaaaaacaCAACTTGAGAGTACAAAGGCtattcaaggaaaaagaaaacaagagatacaagaaaaaaacaaggaaaaaatatattcataccaCAGTATActaaaaaagtaattttcagaattaagaagatgacaggaaaaagaaaactttaacagAAGAGCTTGATGATAAAGTTCCAGAAAGCAGAGCaaaaacacacagagatgaaATGTGGAAGAGTAaacataaaaaattagaaaatcataCCAGGAGATCCAACACCTAATTAAGGGGGTTCTAGAAAGAgaagtgaggttttttttttttttttaatgaggaagaAAATTATCAATACCATCAatcaaataattcagaaaatttcCCATTGTTTCCAGATTGAAAGTGCCCACCAACTGCCCAGTTTCATGAATGAAAACAGACTCTCATAAAGGatcatgaaatttcagaatatCCATATTAAGGCTATATTGTACAActcagagaatatagccaatgttttatagtaactataaatggagtataacctttaaaaattgtgaatcactatactgtacacctctAACTATATAATATTGTAGAGCAAAGAAAAAGCTTTGGGGTTAAGAAACGGCAAGTTACATAAAAGGATAAAGAATTAGAACGGCATAGCATCACAGTTCTCAACAGTAATACAgtcatggttggttgaatccacagatgtaaAACCCGTGGATACGAAGGGTCCACTGTATTCATTATATTgcaccattttatgtaagggacttgaacatctaCAGATTTGGTATCTGTAGGGACTCCTGAAACCAATCCCCTGCTGATACTGAGGGACGACTATACTAGAAACCCAAAGACAATGGGGCAATGCCATCAACCTTTTGAGGGAAAATTATTTCCTACTTAGAGTTCTATTTCTAGCCAAAATATCTTTCACAgtctaaaaaaaattctcttctatGGACCTTCTCAGGAAGCTCCTGCAGGAAGCTCCATGGAAAAAAGGCAGTAATCCAAGACAGGGCATTCTAGAAAACAGGAATCCAGTAACAAGGGCAAAAGGGAGTCTTTACAATGAGGGTGGAAGGAGAGTGGAAGTCAACGGCTGTGTAGAGGGCCTAGTGATCAGCTCATCTAGATCAGAGCATGGAAGCAGGCTCTGGGAGAGACTTCTTCAAgcaaatgaaacaaattaaactATCTAATATACATAAACAATTGAGAGATTTGCTAGGGAGAGTTTGGGTATAaattagtgagaaaaaaaaaaaaaaccctaagcacatgaaaagaaaacCAGGACAATTAATTAGAGGAAAAACAGTGTGCAGGAACAGAATAATAATCCTGTTAACAGGGCTCAGTCATTGACAGCTTTATACATTCCTGATAGTATAAACACTGAGTACTCATCTAAACAAAATTACAAGTAACTATGCTCGGAGAGTAAAGAGACAGTAAGTATATATTTGATGCATTGAAGATGAAGGTAGGGAGTGTTTGAAAGAAAGCTGAGGACTCTCATCTCCCAAAGTGTTAAGTCAAAGGATGGTATCAATAGATAATGcctaaaattgaaaaatcaagAAGTAGCAATATAAGCATATACTTAAACGTGTATATATACGTAAATATATATCCTTCTGGATTTGCTTTTGTgcacatatattaaaattttaaaatgtacaaccaCTTCAATTGTTTTAAAGTTCCTTTCACTAGATCTAGGAACTAAAGAGACACCCTGAAAATTACTGTCTTTCATTCTCCCCAGGAGCCTTCCAGTTTTTTAAGATTAGAGTGCAGGGAGGGTGAAGGGATATTTacttgtttcatattttatatattttaagaaaaaatagatttaaaaggagaaaatggaaatcaaaatgtCCTAAAAAATCTCTAATGTTCTAGTCTCCTAATGAGATATAAATACTCTCTTTTCTGTCAGGCTTGCAATATGAAAATCACAAGCATCACAATCTTGTTTTGGCCACTCTCCATGCTATTGTTATCAGACGAAAGCCAGACGTCTAAAACCGTAAGTTTTTACAATCAAGctagtgaaaatattttcaaaggtaCACTTTGTGTAGATTTAGTAAAATATTGaaggtaataaaagaaagaagaaaaaaatcaagctatCAAAACAAACTCTTTAGTTAGCTGTGTATATTCAAAACATGTGATCTCTGAGCCAGATTCTAATTTGACAAAAGcggtcttcattttttaaaaaactgagttctTTAAAAGCTGACAAAAGGAGAAATACGTAAAATTTCACTACAAAACCGGAGATTAGTTAAGACATaaaaaacacactttaaaatgtaggaaactttttaaaaaaccacgtATTTATGAGGGAAATTGCTGttgttacattattattattattgggggACATTTCGACTACAAAAACAGTCAAAACAAGAACTATTTCTTTGGATTTATATCCACATAAGGAAAGCACTTCTTCCTGTTGCCTGACTCTTTAAATTCAACACATGGCTCAATTTCTGTTacaagatattttcttttaaaacaccaAATTTTGAGCTGTTAACCCTATAGAGatatatattgaatattgttTCTTAATTATTTAATAGTCCTAGATGTAGTGCTGGtagctctgatttttaaaaatcaatttttaaaaattacatttttacattattttctcattataaatgTCAATCTTGCACACTGAAATACTAAATAAGTTAACAGAATTATTATTTACCATTTATTTCCACATATATAAATGGCAATataccaatattttctttctgtaatgaTTATGTAATAACAGTCGGAAGATACTTGGCAAACTACAATCTCCTTCCTCAATTATATATATCAGAATTCCTTAATCTTCAACATTCcatcccaataaaaaaaaaagtatttgctttacctttttcatattttaacataaaaagattatataggacttccctggtggcgcagtggttgggagtgcgcCTACCGATGCGggggccgcgggttcgtgccccggtccgggaggatcccgcgtgccgcgaagcggctgcgcccgtgggccatggccgctgggcctgcgcgtcgggagcctgtgctctgcgacgggagaggccgcgacagtgagaggcccacgtgccgcaaaaaaaaaaaaaaaaaaaaaaaaagattagatttttttctaaaagtatttCCTTCTAATGTCTAATTGCCTGCATATGAAAATTGGGGAAATTCTGCTAGCATTTTTCCTTATTAatgcatttctaattttctttttaggaaGTCAAATGTAATTTCACTGCAAAGAATTATGCTTTGATTccagcaaatatcaataaaaatgttaCTATACTTGACCTCAGTTATAACCAAATTACTCTGAATGTTACAGATACAAGAGTTCTACAGACATATTTTTTACTCACGGAGCTCTATTTGATTGAGAACAATGTCATTATCCTACATAATAATAGTTTTGGTAACCTCTCCAatctagaaattttaaatatctgtagAAACTCCATCCACATAATTCAACAGGGTGCCTTTACAGGCTTAGATAAACTAAAACAGTTATATCTCTGCCAAAACAAAATAGTTCAACTGAATCATGATATATTTGTGCCTCTAAAAAGCCTGATACTATTGAATCTGCAAGGCAATTTGATAAGCTATCTTGATGTACCACAACTGTTTCATCTGGAATTCATAATTTTATACGGAAATCCGTGGAACTGCTCTTGTAGTCTACTGAATTTGCAAAACTGGTTGAACACATCGACTGTGACACTAGGTAAGCAATCATAATTTAAATTAGTCAAAACCAAAATGTGATTGATTTTGGATTGTTCTACCCCAGAAAAGTCTCTTGTTTCATgtctaaaagaaaaggaaacttcctGTTTAAGGGAAACAAGAAGAAACACTGAAAAGTAATTGCTGAGTACaagctctccctctgcctctccagaaaaaaagaaaaagaagaaaagaaacttaaatgttctatatatatgaGATGAAACTGTCACTTTGTATACTAAGTTTGCAGTTTCAATATATaagactaatttttaaaagcacttccTTTTCTTAGGATAGCTTGTCAGAGAGTAGGTGAAAACAGGTGACCCACTTTCTAAACTACATGCCATATTCCAGATGTTCACCATAATCTAAATCATAACATTTTTACATTATTAACACAGACAAACTAAACAATAAACAGATACTGCACTTAAGCTACATTTATAACATAAACAGAAATGGGCATTTCGCTTGTTGTGTTGCTAGGCAAATACAacagtttcttttttataatatctttaaTGACGACAGATAAATATGTCAAAAAATTCtagataaaaaattataaaatgttgttaaccataataatttattaaccataataatattattttccataataaatcTTATTCTTTCTAATTTACTAGAAAATGAGAACATCACCATGTGCAGCTATCCGGATACACTGAAGTGCTACAATATCAAAACAGTACCTTACAAGGCTGAATGCTACTCAAAATTTCCTTCATCTATAACTAAAGATCTTTACATTCATTTTCAGTCCATTAGCAATTCAACATTTAATAGTTTTTTGAACAACTTAACAAGAAATTCAGGTAATGTACTGGTTTTGAATAATAATATTGCTGAGGATAGCATACCAAATAAACCGAgatagttttcattatttttttgtattttaaatttctagaaactATGTAAAAGAACAATTCCTCCACCCAAGAAAAGACTGACAAAACACTGGGTTTCTAAAGTAGGCTCTGCTAGCTATCAGTCAAATGCCGTTATGCAAATTATtggtatttaacttctctgagccttggtatTAACTAGTTAAGTCACAATTCTTAACAGGTATAAATCAATAATGTTCCTAGGTGAACGGATAAACAATACCTGCAAAGACAGGTAGATATTTTGACAAAAGGTATTCTTTCACCACACtatgaaatatctttatttttggcaGTTTTAGTAACTTTTGCTTAAAGAAGATTATGTACATTTATTTCTAATACCAATATTGGGGAGTTATTAGGACATgtaattatgattattttatttttgtcaatttaaCAAAACTACCCCCACCCTCTCTTTCTCGGTATTCCATTTAAGAACGTGAATCTCAAGGAAAAAGCTGGACTTTTCTTGTCAGTGTGGTAGTCACTGTACTGATGACTTCACTCCTCATTTCAATTGCTATCAAATGTCCAGTATGGTATAATTTTCTGCTTAGTTACAAGCATCATCGCCTGGAAGAGCATGAAGCAGAAACCTATGAAGATAGTTTTACCAGAAACCCAAGTCCTCCTCCACAGATACCAGACACAAGCTCCGAAGAAACTATAGTAATATTTGAACAACTACGTCAATTTGTGGTAGATGATGATGGGTTTATTGAAGACAAATACATAGATACTCATGAATTACgtgaagaaaattaatttctttcaatgtttgattctttaaaaaatgttaacagcTCACTCACAGTTTAGACGTGGAGATTTTGATACATGACATACTGAACTATAGCTAGTAGAACATCATATTAATTgcaacacacatatatatcataaaattatGCTCTTCTCATTGGCATTGTGCAAGTAGGTCCAAATACAGTAACTGCCACTCCTTGTTAGCTAACAGTTAAAATACTAGCATTACTATTCTCAGCAGTATTCAGGGGACCATACATAACAGTAGGAAAAGGCCTAAAGTAaattattcattaattaaaatgaacagaTTTTCATATTAGTCAGATATGTGATGTAATAcatattaaagttttactgattggaatcagaaaagaaataaagattatgGAATTTTATCACAAGTCAAAGTGAAGAACAGAGATAATTTAAACTGACAACACGCTAAGGTTGATTTTATGCCCATAGAATGAATTCATGGAAttggaaaatgctttttaaatttttttaatttttttaaatttctgaaaatttagtAGCGACTTAAAGCACAGGTTCAATGTCCAGGCACAATCTCTTGATTTTCGTTACAAAGAAAGACTGTCATCAAAATGTATGACTGTCACAATTGAATAATATGGTGGCTTCCAAAGTGGGAATCATCTAtgaatcttgttttttaaaatacctatttCTGCCTCTCTTTAGATTTTTATTCAAATGATTCTGTGCTGTGGCTGAGGAATCTTCAGTTGGTCCGTGGTCAGTTCTTTGCGATGCTGTAGATAGAGCAATGTTTCCCAAATTGTCTTCTAGAACATTAATTTCCAGAGAGACATTCAGAAGTATTTACAGGGtgggggattaaaaggtacatgGACAAACTACTATAGAATTACTAGGAAATACTGGGTTTAAACAAAGTCAAACAAGTTTCTTTACTATAGGACCTACCCAAGGCTTTACTAAACTGCTCTCTGTTCTTCAAGAGCGAAATATTAAGAATTTGCCAAACTTCCTTGACAACAAAACCTTTTCTTTGATGTATGGCTGCTAATACCTCATAGGACAACAATGGTCCAAAGAATACTGGCCTTGAGACTATTATAGGAAGAGTCTAAAGTgaattatttgccaattccttataatccaTTGGCTACAATCGTAATTTTAACAACTTAATGCAAATAGTGGCATTAAAAACTGTAACAAAATCTATCATTTTTACCTTCCATATGTGAGGAAATTTAGTATACAGTATTCATATCTTTTAGAGAAAGGAATATCTCTAAAACACTGAAATATATTTATGGATTAAATAATATggggttttaaattttcttcatcaTTATACAGGGAAGGCAACAGTGTCTAGTGGTCTGGATGGAGCAGGGTTGGATAAAAGCTGATGGAGATGGGTGCATAGGAGTATAATACACTATTTAATTTTGGGGTATGTTCAAATTTCTCTATAACATAAAGTTTTTAACACATGTACATACCTGCTAATTTCTTAGAaaaaagagactaaaaataaTGTAGATGTACATTATATCCtaaaaatagtcatttttaaGGTTATATCAATAGTAAATTCAGTTCAAATGTCtactgaggaaaataaaaactgttttggATGATATACCCTGTGAAATAAAAGAACTGACTCATTTGTAATGCGTATTTGTATTTATAGGAAcatgttttcaataaaatatataaatgttttaagtGTAAT
This window encodes:
- the LRRC19 gene encoding leucine-rich repeat-containing protein 19, translating into MKITSITILFWPLSMLLLSDESQTSKTEVKCNFTAKNYALIPANINKNVTILDLSYNQITLNVTDTRVLQTYFLLTELYLIENNVIILHNNSFGNLSNLEILNICRNSIHIIQQGAFTGLDKLKQLYLCQNKIVQLNHDIFVPLKSLILLNLQGNLISYLDVPQLFHLEFIILYGNPWNCSCSLLNLQNWLNTSTVTLENENITMCSYPDTLKCYNIKTVPYKAECYSKFPSSITKDLYIHFQSISNSTFNSFLNNLTRNSERESQGKSWTFLVSVVVTVLMTSLLISIAIKCPVWYNFLLSYKHHRLEEHEAETYEDSFTRNPSPPPQIPDTSSEETIVIFEQLRQFVVDDDGFIEDKYIDTHELREEN